A genomic window from Sebastes fasciatus isolate fSebFas1 chromosome 7, fSebFas1.pri, whole genome shotgun sequence includes:
- the LOC141770882 gene encoding olfactory receptor 11A1-like — MNSTQVTYFTLAAYFDTGGFKYLYFIVIMSLYLLIVSANVLLIVVICSNRSLHEPMYLFLCSLFVNELYGSTGLFPFLLVQILSDIHTVAAPLCFLQVYCVHSYGAVEYLNLAVMSYDRYLAICYPLQYNARMTRDKIAALIAVTWLYPCCAMVVSLTLSSPLQLCGNIIHKVYCDTHSVLKLACSDTNVINIYGLIATFSTISVSLLVILYTYIKILKVCFSGCKQTRQKAVSTCTPHLASLLNFSIGASFEIIQSRFNMSSVPNVLRIFLSLYFLTCQPLFNPVLYGLKMSKIHAICKSLISNADY, encoded by the coding sequence ATGAACTCTACTCAGGTTACATATTTCACACTTGCTGCCTATTTTGATACGGGGGGGTTTAAATACTTATATTTCATAGTTATTATGTCTTTATATTTGTTAATAGTTAGTGCTAATGTGTTGCTCATTGTGGTTATCTGTAGTAACAGAAGCTTACATGAACCTATGTACCTTTTCCTGTGCAGCCTGTTTGTAAATGAACTGTATGGTAGTACAGGGTTGTTTCCATTCCTTCTGGTTCAGATCCTCTCTGACATTCACACTGTTGCTGCTCCGCTCTGCTTCCTGCAGGTTTATTGTGTGCATTCTTACGGAGCTGTTGAATATTTAAACTTAGCCGTCATGTCTTATGACCGATATCTGGCTATCTGTTATCCTCTACAATATAACGCCCGTATGACACGGGACAAGATTGCAGCTCTTATTGCTGTAACGTGGTTATATCCTTGTTGTGCGATGGTGGTTTCGCTGACTTTGAGTTCTCCTTTGCAGCTCTGTGGGAACATCATCCACAAAGTTTACTGTGATACCCACTCTGTTTTGAAGCTGGCCTGTTCTGATACCAATGTAATCAACATCTATGGACTCATTGCCACTTTTAGCACAATCTCTGTTTCTTTACTTGTAATCCTTTACACGTATATAAAGATCcttaaagtgtgtttttctggTTGTAAACAGACCAGACAGAAAGCTGTCAGTACCTGCACACCTCACCTCGCTTCCCTCTTGAACTTTTCTATTGGAGCTAGCTTTGAAATAATACAGAGCAGGTTCAATATGAGCAGTGTACCCAATGTATTGCGAATTTTTCTATCATTGTACTTTCTTACATGCCAGCCTCTCTTTAACCCTGTACTCTACGgcctgaaaatgtccaaaatccATGCCATATGTAAAAGTCTGATATCAAATGCAGACTATTAA
- the LOC141770883 gene encoding olfactory receptor 6N1-like, translating into MMINSTQVSYFTLDAYFHTGTFKYFYFMIVVCLYVFIVCANVLLIVVICNNRSLHEPMYLFLCSLFVNELYGSTGLFPFLLVQILSDIHTVAAPLCFLQMYSLHTYGAVEYLNLAVMSYDRYLAICCPLQYNTRMTHNKIATLIALTWLYPLLACIFIIYLNSHSQLCGNIIYKVYCDSHSVVKLACSEAHVVNAYGLIASFGTIFGALMFILYTYIKILIVCFSGCKQTRQKAVSTCTPHLASLFNFSVGASFELLQSRFDMNNVPNMVRIFLSLYFLTCPPLFNPVLYGLKMSKIRVVGKSLMSNVGY; encoded by the coding sequence ATGATGATAAACTCTACTCAGGTTTCATATTTCACTCTTGATGCCTACTTTCACACCGGAACttttaagtacttttacttcatgATTGtcgtgtgtttgtatgtttttattgtctGTGCTAATGTGTTGCTCATTGTGGTTATCTGTAATAACAGAAGCTTACATGAACCTATGTACCTTTTCCTGTGCAGCCTGTTTGTAAATGAACTGTATGGTAGTACAGGGTTGTTTCCATTCCTTCTGGTTCAGATCCTCTCTGACATTCACACTGTTGCTGCTCCGCTCTGCTTCCTGCAGATGTATTCTTTACACACTTACGGAGCTGTTGAGTATCTAAACTTAGCGGTCATGTCTTATGACCGATATCTGGCTATCTGTTGTCCTCTACAGTATAACACACGTATGACTCATAACAAGATTGCCACTCTTATTGCTCTAACATGGCTGTACCCTTTGCTTGCATGTATTTTCATCATATATTTGAATTCCCATTCGCAGCTGTGCGGGAACATCATTTACAAAGTTTACTGTGATAGTCACTCTGTTGTGAAGCTGGCCTGCTCAGAGGCCCACGTAGTTAATGCATACGGGCTCATTGCATCTTTCGGCACAATCTTCGGAGCTTTAATGTTTATTCTTTACACGTATATAAAGATCCTGATCGTGTGTTTCTCTGGCTGTAAACAGACCAGACAGAAAGCTGTCAGTACCTGCACACCTCACCTCGCTTCCCTCTTCAACTTTTCTGTCGGAGCTAGCTTTGAATTGTTACAGAGCAGGTTCGATATGAACAATGTACCCAACATGGTGCGAATATTTCTATCGTTATACTTTCTTACATGCCCGCCTCTTTTCAACCCTGTACTCTACGgcctgaaaatgtccaaaatccGTGTAGTAGGTAAAAGTCTGATGTCAAATGTAGgctattaa